The Desulfatitalea tepidiphila genome window below encodes:
- a CDS encoding universal stress protein translates to MEIMVCYDGSDGSRAALDVAIKYAHAFKAKIYLVASLEKRTEDEQKDIQNLETGLKSGKDKLTSEGIGCETQLLVRGMTPGEDLVFYAREKGVDEIIIGIRKRSKVSKLFFGSTAQYLILNAHCPVVTVK, encoded by the coding sequence ATGGAAATTATGGTTTGTTACGATGGCTCCGATGGATCGAGAGCAGCGTTGGATGTAGCAATCAAGTATGCCCATGCATTTAAAGCGAAGATATATTTAGTGGCTTCCTTAGAGAAAAGGACCGAAGACGAGCAAAAAGATATTCAGAATCTCGAGACCGGGTTGAAAAGCGGAAAAGATAAATTGACCAGTGAAGGCATCGGATGCGAAACGCAACTACTGGTGCGCGGAATGACGCCGGGTGAGGACTTGGTCTTCTATGCTAGGGAAAAGGGGGTCGATGAAATCATCATCGGAATTCGAAAGCGATCCAAGGTGAGCAAGTTGTTTTTCGGTTCCACAGCCCAGTACCTGATTTTAAACGCCCATTGCCCGGTCGTCACGGTAAAATAG
- a CDS encoding glucose 1-dehydrogenase — protein sequence MDLSQFSLDGKVAVVTGGSRGIGRSAALAMADAGAHVVVSSRKIEGLEPVAAEIAAKGVKGRAIAAHVGKMEDSRALMDQVMKEFGRIDVLVNNAGTNPYFGKIMDQDEKTYDITMNVNLKSLFFLSQMAARIMKTQGGGSIINTSSIGGIRAGDLGVYCVSKAAVIMMTQVMAKEWGQYNIRVNALAPGIIKTRLSEALWKDPQVNAKAVSQIPMLRLGEPDELGGVVVFLASQAGSYITGETIVIDGGRVHGEPSWLEKK from the coding sequence ATGGATCTCTCTCAGTTCTCCCTTGATGGTAAAGTCGCCGTCGTTACCGGAGGAAGTCGAGGCATTGGGCGTTCTGCCGCCTTGGCCATGGCCGATGCCGGGGCGCATGTCGTTGTGAGCAGTCGAAAAATCGAAGGTCTTGAACCTGTCGCCGCGGAGATAGCGGCCAAGGGCGTAAAAGGAAGGGCCATTGCAGCCCATGTCGGCAAAATGGAAGACTCCCGTGCGTTGATGGACCAAGTCATGAAGGAGTTCGGCCGGATCGACGTTCTGGTCAACAATGCGGGCACCAATCCATACTTCGGCAAAATTATGGATCAGGATGAAAAGACCTATGACATCACGATGAACGTGAACCTCAAGAGCCTATTTTTTCTGAGCCAGATGGCTGCAAGGATCATGAAGACGCAGGGAGGCGGTTCCATCATCAACACCTCCTCCATCGGTGGCATCAGGGCCGGCGATCTTGGCGTTTACTGCGTCAGCAAAGCAGCCGTCATCATGATGACCCAGGTGATGGCCAAGGAGTGGGGCCAGTACAATATCCGGGTCAACGCGCTTGCGCCGGGTATCATCAAGACCCGGCTGAGTGAGGCCCTGTGGAAAGACCCGCAGGTCAATGCCAAGGCGGTCTCCCAAATTCCCATGCTCCGCCTGGGTGAGCCGGATGAATTGGGGGGTGTGGTCGTATTTCTGGCCTCCCAGGCCGGCAGCTACATAACAGGCGAAACCATTGTCATCGACGGCGGACGCGTTCACGGGGAACCGTCGTGGCTGGAAAAGAAATAG
- a CDS encoding VOC family protein, with translation MKIQSIDHISYAVTDIDKVTEAWSRLYGLGPWRFAESGGKDVKARPWKIRMAFANVGPTEIELVQCIEGRIFQSKFLDKWGEGVHHIGFYVDDVDAEVAELVKAGANLLIHDPGRFAYVDAGGPGGAIFELMCMRV, from the coding sequence ATGAAGATTCAATCCATCGACCATATCAGCTATGCCGTGACAGACATTGACAAGGTGACCGAGGCCTGGTCGCGGCTTTACGGGCTTGGCCCCTGGCGGTTTGCCGAAAGCGGCGGTAAGGACGTCAAAGCCCGTCCTTGGAAAATCCGGATGGCGTTTGCCAACGTGGGCCCCACCGAAATTGAACTGGTCCAGTGCATCGAAGGAAGAATATTTCAGTCGAAGTTCCTCGACAAGTGGGGCGAAGGCGTCCATCACATCGGTTTTTACGTGGATGATGTGGATGCTGAAGTGGCTGAACTGGTCAAAGCCGGCGCCAACCTGCTCATTCACGACCCAGGCCGCTTTGCTTATGTGGATGCCGGCGGACCTGGCGGTGCGATCTTCGAACTGATGTGCATGAGAGTTTGA
- a CDS encoding alpha/beta hydrolase domain-containing protein gives MRIKFHHAPFVAMFILAIVVAPAMAEVANPILTGPIPVTVPLGDPSHDYPQMATQLDLASYGYVEEEFYMEGTADRYDVPRIGPAMPPSTSAAAILSSHPYKTRMIVRRPVKQKDFNGIVLVEWLNVTSGYNLDALWLTSYAHIMREGYAWVGVSVQQVGIHGATAGLRVWSPVRYGDLDVTDGGTITDDSLSFDIWSQAAKAIWEPQDVNPLGKLVPDMVLATGASQSQYFLVWYHNSVHPSVNLYDGFLLYLGVGRLLRTDLDTKVIKVNTENDILFLGEYFARQPDSDHLRTYEVAGASHVGFSDPNLRGELLVRDGLPIADTTACTRPALSHIPTKHVVNAAFDHLALWIGEGMEPPTAPLMEVISTSPVEVLRDVYGNGLGGIQLSQHAVPTATNTGVNGGPGFCRLFGSYEPFDEATLKSLYPNHGSYVSQVVQQVNYNLANGYIVAFDAKETKKAAAQSDIGKWRRR, from the coding sequence ATGAGAATCAAGTTTCATCATGCACCTTTTGTTGCAATGTTCATTCTTGCCATTGTCGTTGCGCCTGCGATGGCAGAAGTCGCCAACCCCATCCTGACAGGCCCGATTCCAGTGACCGTACCTTTGGGGGACCCGTCACACGATTACCCCCAAATGGCCACGCAGCTCGACCTTGCAAGCTACGGCTATGTGGAAGAAGAGTTCTATATGGAAGGCACCGCGGACAGGTACGACGTGCCGCGGATCGGGCCCGCCATGCCGCCATCGACCTCTGCGGCTGCGATTCTTTCATCCCATCCTTATAAAACCCGCATGATTGTGCGCCGTCCGGTCAAGCAAAAAGACTTCAACGGCATCGTCCTGGTCGAATGGCTGAACGTGACCAGCGGATACAACCTGGACGCCCTGTGGCTGACTTCCTATGCTCACATAATGCGCGAAGGCTATGCCTGGGTCGGCGTGTCGGTTCAGCAGGTGGGCATTCATGGGGCAACGGCCGGCCTTCGGGTCTGGAGTCCGGTGAGGTACGGTGATCTTGATGTGACCGACGGTGGGACGATTACCGATGACTCGCTGTCGTTCGACATCTGGTCCCAGGCGGCAAAGGCGATCTGGGAGCCCCAGGACGTGAACCCGCTGGGCAAACTGGTGCCGGACATGGTGCTCGCAACCGGCGCATCACAGTCCCAGTACTTTCTCGTCTGGTATCACAACTCGGTCCACCCATCGGTGAACCTGTACGACGGTTTCTTGCTGTATCTCGGCGTGGGAAGGCTACTTCGCACCGACCTCGACACCAAAGTGATCAAGGTCAACACTGAGAATGACATCCTTTTTCTCGGAGAGTATTTTGCACGACAGCCGGACTCGGATCACCTGCGCACCTACGAGGTCGCTGGAGCATCTCATGTCGGTTTTTCCGACCCCAATTTGCGAGGTGAACTCCTCGTTCGCGACGGCTTGCCGATAGCGGACACCACAGCATGTACCCGCCCCGCCCTGAGCCATATTCCTACGAAACATGTCGTCAATGCAGCCTTCGATCACCTGGCGCTCTGGATTGGTGAGGGTATGGAGCCGCCTACGGCTCCGCTGATGGAGGTTATTTCTACTTCGCCGGTCGAGGTGCTCAGAGACGTATACGGAAACGGCCTTGGCGGCATCCAACTGTCGCAACATGCAGTGCCGACGGCCACCAACACCGGGGTCAACGGCGGGCCTGGCTTCTGCCGGCTTTTCGGCTCCTACGAGCCGTTCGATGAGGCCACTTTAAAAAGCCTGTATCCGAATCATGGCAGCTATGTCTCTCAGGTGGTCCAGCAGGTGAATTATAACCTTGCCAATGGCTACATCGTAGCTTTCGATGCAAAAGAGACGAAAAAAGCGGCCGCCCAATCCGACATCGGGAAGTGGCGCCGTCGCTAA
- a CDS encoding branched-chain amino acid ABC transporter substrate-binding protein produces the protein MKMKTWTSLTLWLLLIVVAGPVWAKDKVQVAFIGPLTGGVSAIGVGGRNSADLAVRLRNADPKSKYEYELVVLDDECKPNSGVQVATKASADKKIIAAAAHYCSVVALAGVDVYHKFGLPIVVWGAVHPDITYGNTYKEIHRINGTMINQNEVAAKFVRELGYKTWVNLYDTTDYGKGMNEYFSKYLTENGGEILGSFGVTADQQDFTAELTQAKKLDPDVIWFGGLTPLGVRIRLQMEKLGITSQFQSCSGIISDAYVTGTGDLAEGTIAFREGEPVENLPGGQWFMEEYTKAGYDEAPDAFGPFAFAAMHLILDTIEEVGPNRKAVVKRMENIKEYKSIVGSVTFDDHGQNISPAITKYIVQDGKWVPWQNSEYASGKRQLKRR, from the coding sequence ATGAAAATGAAAACGTGGACAAGTCTCACCCTGTGGTTGCTTCTGATTGTCGTGGCCGGACCGGTTTGGGCAAAGGACAAAGTGCAGGTGGCCTTCATCGGTCCCCTGACCGGTGGGGTTTCCGCTATCGGCGTGGGGGGCAGGAACTCGGCCGATCTCGCGGTCCGGCTGAGAAACGCGGACCCGAAATCCAAATATGAGTATGAGCTGGTGGTCCTGGATGATGAGTGCAAACCCAACTCGGGCGTGCAGGTGGCCACCAAGGCGTCCGCAGACAAAAAGATCATCGCGGCTGCGGCGCACTATTGTTCTGTAGTAGCATTGGCCGGCGTGGACGTTTACCACAAATTCGGTTTACCCATAGTGGTCTGGGGTGCGGTTCATCCCGACATCACCTACGGAAACACCTACAAAGAGATTCACCGGATCAACGGCACGATGATCAATCAGAATGAGGTGGCCGCCAAATTCGTCAGGGAGCTCGGATACAAGACCTGGGTGAATCTTTATGATACCACCGATTACGGCAAGGGCATGAATGAGTACTTCTCCAAATACCTGACCGAAAACGGCGGAGAAATCCTCGGCAGTTTCGGCGTCACGGCCGATCAACAGGATTTTACGGCCGAATTGACCCAGGCCAAAAAACTCGACCCGGACGTTATCTGGTTCGGCGGCCTGACGCCGCTGGGTGTCAGGATCCGACTGCAAATGGAAAAACTGGGCATCACCAGCCAGTTTCAGAGTTGCTCAGGCATCATTTCCGATGCCTATGTCACCGGAACGGGCGACCTTGCCGAAGGGACCATCGCCTTCAGGGAAGGCGAGCCTGTCGAGAATCTCCCCGGCGGCCAATGGTTCATGGAAGAATACACCAAAGCGGGCTACGATGAAGCACCTGATGCCTTCGGTCCCTTTGCCTTCGCCGCCATGCACCTGATTCTGGATACCATCGAAGAGGTCGGACCGAACCGCAAGGCGGTGGTGAAACGCATGGAAAATATCAAGGAATATAAATCCATCGTCGGCTCAGTCACCTTCGACGACCATGGCCAGAACATCTCTCCGGCCATTACCAAGTACATCGTCCAGGACGGCAAGTGGGTGCCGTGGCAGAATTCCGAATATGCTTCCGGAAAACGCCAGCTGAAAAGACGCTGA
- a CDS encoding branched-chain amino acid ABC transporter permease, whose protein sequence is MDIALIAQHTVNGLMLGLIYSLVAVGFTLFFGVLDVIKFSHGDMLTWGVFTAFSVYLGLTMIGLTSPAFMLVSVALVAMAAIGFLGAVIAKALILPLKGAPPLNTLLITLMLGTVLRESIRLFYPDGANPKHFPALLPDWSHSWGHFTLRFDNVLMLITGILMIVLVQMIIKRTKLGMAIRAVSQDEETARVMGINFNMVVYVTFAIGSALAAFAGVIYVLYYNELSFNMGLLLGAIGFSAAAVGGFGNIYGAIVGGFLFAMLQSIGAAALPFASAYKDVFAFGMVIVLIAIKPTGILGEKETERV, encoded by the coding sequence ATGGACATTGCCCTGATCGCTCAGCATACTGTAAACGGATTGATGCTGGGGTTGATTTATTCCCTGGTCGCCGTAGGGTTCACCCTTTTTTTCGGTGTGCTGGATGTCATCAAGTTTTCCCACGGCGATATGCTCACCTGGGGCGTTTTCACGGCCTTTTCGGTTTACCTCGGTCTTACGATGATCGGCCTGACCTCTCCTGCTTTCATGTTGGTGTCCGTCGCCCTGGTGGCCATGGCGGCCATCGGATTCCTGGGCGCCGTCATCGCCAAGGCGTTGATCCTTCCCCTCAAAGGTGCGCCGCCGCTGAACACCCTCCTGATCACCCTGATGTTGGGAACCGTTCTTCGAGAGTCGATCCGCCTGTTCTATCCGGACGGGGCCAATCCCAAGCACTTCCCGGCGCTTTTGCCCGACTGGAGCCATTCCTGGGGGCATTTCACATTGCGGTTCGACAATGTGCTCATGCTGATCACCGGCATTTTGATGATCGTGCTGGTACAGATGATCATCAAGCGCACCAAACTGGGGATGGCCATTCGTGCGGTCAGTCAGGACGAGGAAACCGCGAGGGTCATGGGAATCAACTTCAATATGGTGGTGTATGTCACCTTTGCCATCGGCTCCGCCCTGGCGGCTTTTGCCGGCGTCATCTATGTCTTGTACTACAACGAATTGAGCTTCAATATGGGGCTGCTGTTGGGAGCCATCGGTTTCAGCGCTGCCGCAGTGGGGGGGTTCGGCAATATCTACGGCGCCATTGTCGGGGGATTTCTCTTCGCCATGCTTCAATCCATTGGGGCTGCAGCGCTGCCTTTTGCCAGTGCCTACAAGGATGTGTTCGCCTTTGGCATGGTCATCGTCCTGATTGCCATCAAACCGACCGGCATTCTGGGCGAAAAAGAAACGGAAAGAGTATAA
- a CDS encoding branched-chain amino acid ABC transporter permease: MPEPSKKPSSFIPSAAAVLCGAVYMVFFLSGESQMMVFGLLVGAVLGLAAFKYWRILDAIGQSARDHQGAFSIAVVVAVVAVSLYFYDDPFVLFLLGTVLVNVLTCLGLNIQFGFVGVMNFAGASFFGVGCYTAAVLTGHTAVPHLLVILMGGLMAALLGFVILIPVLKTRGHYAALVTIAFALLFKTFLEVNDTLGGPQGLKAAGLNLFGWDVGQDIAIGSFEGSFYLGYIAVILLLVVLGFIMARRMEDSWVGLNMDAVRLDETVSACFGQSIPRWKITAFTIGNFYCGVAGAFYAMMLGYIAPTNFTFGDSLILLSIVILGGLGSMWGTVVATGIVIIIPEKFQVLQEYRFLLFSALVIAILLFRPQGLLPRPLRSYRTLKSLLGKS; the protein is encoded by the coding sequence ATGCCCGAGCCGTCGAAAAAACCTTCTTCTTTTATCCCCTCTGCCGCAGCCGTCCTGTGCGGCGCTGTTTACATGGTGTTCTTTCTTTCGGGCGAGTCTCAGATGATGGTCTTCGGACTCCTTGTGGGGGCGGTTCTCGGATTAGCGGCGTTCAAGTATTGGCGAATCCTGGATGCCATCGGACAGAGCGCCAGGGACCACCAGGGCGCTTTTTCCATAGCTGTGGTGGTCGCAGTCGTTGCGGTATCCCTCTACTTCTACGATGACCCGTTTGTGCTTTTTCTCCTGGGTACGGTCCTGGTAAATGTGCTCACCTGTCTGGGCCTGAACATTCAATTCGGGTTCGTGGGCGTCATGAACTTTGCGGGGGCCTCTTTCTTCGGGGTCGGATGTTATACCGCCGCAGTTCTGACCGGACATACGGCGGTGCCCCACCTGCTGGTTATTTTGATGGGAGGCTTGATGGCGGCTCTCCTGGGCTTTGTCATCTTGATACCGGTTCTCAAGACCAGGGGCCATTACGCGGCGCTGGTGACGATTGCCTTTGCGCTGCTGTTCAAAACATTTCTGGAAGTCAACGACACCCTCGGTGGGCCTCAGGGGTTGAAGGCCGCCGGGCTGAACCTGTTCGGGTGGGACGTCGGTCAGGATATCGCTATCGGTTCTTTCGAAGGATCATTCTACCTGGGCTACATCGCCGTGATTCTGCTGCTGGTCGTTTTGGGGTTCATCATGGCGCGGCGCATGGAGGACTCCTGGGTCGGGCTCAACATGGATGCCGTGCGCCTGGACGAGACGGTGAGCGCCTGTTTCGGCCAGTCCATACCCCGGTGGAAGATTACAGCCTTTACCATCGGCAACTTCTACTGTGGGGTGGCGGGTGCTTTCTACGCCATGATGCTCGGGTACATCGCGCCCACCAACTTCACGTTCGGAGACTCGCTGATCCTTCTGTCCATCGTGATCCTGGGCGGACTGGGTTCCATGTGGGGAACGGTGGTCGCGACAGGCATCGTCATCATCATCCCAGAAAAGTTCCAGGTCCTGCAAGAGTATCGCTTTCTATTGTTTTCCGCCCTGGTAATCGCCATCCTGCTGTTTCGGCCCCAGGGCCTTCTGCCGCGCCCCCTGCGCAGCTACAGAACACTGAAATCGCTTCTCGGCAAAAGTTGA
- a CDS encoding ABC transporter ATP-binding protein, with product MHNPLLSISNLGKTFGGVTALVDLNLSVQRNRILGLIGPNGSGKTTFFNVVTGIYQATSGKVVFENKEITNFSPQKVYRTGVARTFQRSRLLLPLSILDNIILGDHSQLENGLFFNLFRRRALAAQCRQLLDKSKELITIFDPDLADRIFEPVVNLPMISRRRIEICRALISNPKLLLLDEPSAGMTHEETHRLIDDILHIKEKIEDLTIIIIEHEMSVMERITDRCAVLNFGQKICEGTYQQVASDPEVQQAYLGVD from the coding sequence TTGCATAACCCGTTGCTGAGCATCTCGAATCTCGGAAAAACCTTCGGCGGCGTGACCGCCCTGGTGGATCTAAACCTTTCCGTACAACGGAACCGGATCCTTGGCCTGATCGGACCCAACGGCTCAGGCAAGACCACTTTTTTCAATGTGGTCACCGGCATCTATCAGGCGACGTCCGGGAAGGTGGTGTTCGAAAATAAAGAGATCACCAACTTTTCTCCTCAGAAAGTCTACCGGACCGGAGTAGCGCGTACATTTCAGCGCTCACGCCTGCTTTTACCCTTGAGCATTCTGGACAACATCATACTAGGAGATCACAGCCAACTTGAAAACGGCCTCTTTTTCAACCTTTTCAGAAGGCGGGCCCTGGCGGCCCAGTGCCGACAGCTCCTGGACAAATCCAAGGAGCTGATTACCATTTTCGATCCCGATCTGGCGGATCGCATCTTCGAGCCCGTGGTCAATCTGCCCATGATATCGCGCCGCCGCATCGAAATCTGTCGTGCCCTGATCTCCAATCCGAAACTACTGCTACTGGATGAACCCTCGGCCGGAATGACCCATGAAGAAACCCACCGGCTGATCGACGATATCCTTCATATCAAAGAGAAAATCGAGGATCTGACCATCATCATCATCGAACACGAGATGTCCGTCATGGAACGCATTACCGATCGCTGCGCGGTGCTCAATTTCGGTCAGAAAATTTGCGAGGGAACCTACCAGCAGGTTGCCTCCGATCCCGAGGTCCAGCAGGCCTACCTGGGGGTGGATTGA
- a CDS encoding ABC transporter ATP-binding protein: MGKSLSALSVRGIYTAYDRADVIENLSLEVPEGSITCLLGNNGSGKTTVIRSILGLTPPRAGHIFFHGTDITHLPTHKIVRQGLASIPEGRKVFPGLTVEENLRLGGYQEDDKEVLLTRLRKVYELFPRLEQRATQLAGTMSGGEQAMVSIGRGLMGAPKLLIIDEPSLGLSPLLVKENFRIIEDIRKQNITVFLVEQNVRQTLAISDYGYVLSKGRVVAQGDAKTLRDNIEVQQAYFG; the protein is encoded by the coding sequence ATGGGAAAAAGCCTATCCGCATTGAGCGTTCGGGGGATTTATACCGCATATGACCGGGCCGATGTCATTGAAAACCTTTCCCTCGAGGTTCCCGAGGGTTCGATTACCTGCCTTCTGGGAAACAACGGGTCGGGAAAGACCACCGTCATCCGGTCCATCCTGGGACTGACACCTCCCCGGGCCGGGCATATTTTCTTCCACGGCACCGATATCACGCACCTGCCCACCCACAAAATCGTGCGTCAGGGGCTGGCCTCTATTCCCGAAGGCCGCAAGGTCTTTCCCGGGTTGACCGTGGAAGAGAATCTGCGCTTGGGGGGATATCAGGAAGACGATAAGGAGGTGCTGCTGACGCGTCTGCGAAAAGTTTATGAGCTTTTTCCCCGTCTTGAGCAACGCGCGACCCAGCTCGCCGGCACCATGTCGGGGGGAGAACAGGCCATGGTATCCATCGGTCGCGGTCTGATGGGTGCGCCGAAACTGCTGATCATCGACGAGCCCTCCCTTGGGCTTTCGCCCTTGCTGGTGAAGGAGAACTTCCGTATCATTGAGGACATTAGAAAGCAGAATATCACGGTTTTTCTGGTGGAACAGAACGTGCGGCAGACATTGGCCATTTCAGACTACGGGTACGTGCTCTCCAAAGGCAGGGTCGTGGCCCAAGGCGATGCCAAAACCCTTCGCGACAATATAGAGGTTCAGCAGGCCTATTTCGGATAA
- a CDS encoding M20 family metallopeptidase, with the protein MTPIPDPVELTQILVRMDTINPPGNEEPAARLLGRLLEEAGLQVSYPRLGENRTGLIAVVPGSTSKLPLVFTGHLDTVPIGDMPWDSPPHDAEIKNGRIWGRGASDMKSGVAAMAVTALHLSEAPRGRGGAVFVFTAGEETGCEGALQMEKSGALPSEAGALVVAEPTGNRPFLGHKGALWLECRARGKSAHGSMPDLGENAIYKAARAAASLEHFFSSAPAHPQLGKPTLNVGTFVGGSKINMVPDSARFRVDLRSVPGIEHPRLLEDIKRHIGSDIEVERLIDLPGILTSAADPWIARIFEILEKLQGHRPDPGYVNYFTDASVLTSALKNPPTLIFGPGEPFQAHQTNEYCDLEKILHSVAFYRAIAEDWLAS; encoded by the coding sequence ATGACACCTATACCCGATCCGGTCGAGCTGACCCAGATCCTTGTCCGCATGGATACCATCAATCCACCCGGAAACGAAGAGCCTGCAGCACGCCTTCTCGGCCGGCTTCTGGAAGAAGCGGGACTCCAGGTCTCATATCCCCGTTTGGGTGAAAACAGGACGGGTCTCATTGCCGTCGTTCCCGGAAGCACCTCGAAATTGCCCCTGGTTTTCACAGGTCATTTGGATACCGTACCCATAGGCGATATGCCATGGGACAGCCCGCCTCACGATGCCGAGATCAAGAACGGACGCATTTGGGGAAGGGGCGCCAGCGACATGAAAAGCGGCGTCGCGGCCATGGCCGTCACGGCCCTTCATCTATCTGAAGCACCCAGAGGACGGGGCGGCGCAGTTTTCGTATTCACCGCAGGGGAGGAAACCGGCTGCGAGGGCGCCTTGCAGATGGAGAAAAGCGGTGCTCTGCCAAGCGAGGCTGGTGCACTTGTGGTGGCGGAACCCACCGGCAACCGACCTTTTCTAGGCCATAAAGGCGCCCTGTGGCTGGAATGTAGGGCAAGGGGCAAATCAGCGCATGGCTCCATGCCGGATCTTGGCGAAAATGCCATCTACAAGGCTGCACGGGCCGCGGCCAGCCTCGAGCATTTCTTTTCCTCGGCGCCGGCCCACCCTCAACTGGGCAAGCCCACATTGAATGTGGGAACCTTCGTCGGCGGCTCCAAGATTAACATGGTGCCCGATTCGGCCAGGTTTCGAGTCGATCTCCGCAGCGTCCCGGGCATAGAACACCCGCGTCTTCTTGAGGACATCAAGCGACACATTGGCTCGGATATTGAGGTGGAGCGCCTGATCGACCTGCCGGGAATATTAACATCGGCGGCCGATCCCTGGATCGCCCGTATTTTTGAAATTTTGGAGAAGCTTCAAGGCCATAGGCCGGATCCGGGCTATGTCAATTATTTCACAGATGCTTCTGTCCTGACGTCCGCACTGAAAAACCCGCCCACTCTGATTTTTGGTCCGGGCGAACCGTTTCAGGCCCATCAGACCAATGAATACTGCGATCTCGAAAAGATTCTTCACTCCGTGGCATTTTATCGGGCGATTGCTGAAGACTGGCTTGCGTCATGA
- a CDS encoding COG4315 family predicted lipoprotein gives MKKIILILLGIILLSASAGPAAADHHAVKIAARDGIGQYLTDAKGMTLYWFKMDGKNQSACTGDCLEKWPVYFREGIAAPPGVDTSDFGTITRADGRKQTTFRSFPLYYFFKDKDPGDTFGQGVKNVWYVIDPASFPPK, from the coding sequence ATGAAAAAAATAATCCTCATCCTGTTGGGCATCATCCTGCTGTCAGCTTCGGCCGGTCCAGCCGCAGCCGACCATCATGCCGTAAAAATAGCTGCCAGGGACGGCATTGGCCAATATCTGACGGATGCCAAGGGAATGACCCTGTACTGGTTCAAAATGGACGGTAAAAACCAAAGCGCCTGCACAGGCGACTGCCTTGAAAAATGGCCGGTCTATTTTCGTGAGGGTATCGCCGCCCCTCCGGGCGTCGATACCAGTGACTTTGGGACGATCACCCGCGCCGACGGCAGAAAACAAACAACGTTTCGGTCTTTTCCGCTGTATTACTTCTTTAAGGACAAAGATCCTGGAGACACTTTCGGGCAGGGGGTCAAAAATGTCTGGTATGTGATCGATCCGGCCTCGTTTCCCCCCAAGTAA
- a CDS encoding RNA polymerase sigma factor: MTRQNRSEAELMTLIAQGDEQAFEDLYDCYKDIIFGLALHIVDDHSVAEDVLIDVFSQIWRHAGAFDAGRASVKTWMTRVARNRAIDELRRQRIRSVPKVPEWADLQSADSEDPDHVAAHLELEEMQLQVRAAIASLPTDQQEALSLAYFKGYSHRMISDMLNRPLGTVKTQIRSAMQHLRAVLNRKI, from the coding sequence ATGACACGCCAAAACCGTTCCGAGGCCGAATTGATGACCTTGATCGCCCAAGGTGATGAGCAGGCCTTCGAGGACCTATATGACTGTTATAAGGACATTATCTTCGGTCTTGCGCTGCATATCGTCGACGACCACTCGGTGGCTGAAGATGTGCTGATCGATGTCTTCTCGCAAATCTGGCGGCACGCCGGCGCTTTTGACGCCGGTAGGGCATCGGTCAAAACCTGGATGACACGCGTCGCACGTAACCGCGCCATTGACGAACTGCGTCGTCAACGCATCCGATCCGTCCCGAAAGTTCCAGAATGGGCGGACCTTCAGTCGGCCGATTCAGAAGATCCAGATCATGTGGCGGCCCACCTCGAACTCGAAGAGATGCAGCTCCAGGTGCGGGCGGCAATTGCATCCTTGCCGACCGATCAACAGGAAGCTTTGTCTTTGGCGTATTTTAAAGGGTATTCACACCGCATGATCTCTGACATGCTCAACCGGCCGCTGGGGACGGTGAAAACGCAAATCCGCAGTGCAATGCAGCACTTGCGCGCAGTCTTGAATCGAAAAATTTGA